One region of Rhodospirillaceae bacterium genomic DNA includes:
- a CDS encoding winged helix-turn-helix transcriptional regulator has product MNKKTNIAKPTDLLAKAGEAAAFLRSLAHEHRLAILCVLEDGPLSVGEIALALDLAQPKVSQHLMRLRAEGLVATERAGTTIHYSVTSEPARAIAGLLKAAFCPPARRSRTKK; this is encoded by the coding sequence ATGAATAAAAAGACCAACATCGCCAAACCGACCGATCTCCTCGCCAAGGCCGGCGAGGCGGCGGCGTTTCTGCGCTCGCTCGCCCATGAGCATCGCCTGGCCATCCTCTGCGTGCTGGAGGACGGGCCCCTGAGCGTCGGCGAAATCGCGTTGGCGCTGGACCTCGCCCAGCCCAAGGTCTCGCAGCATCTGATGCGGCTGCGGGCCGAGGGGCTGGTGGCCACGGAACGGGCGGGGACGACGATCCATTACAGCGTCACCAGCGAGCCGGCGCGTGCCATCGCCGGGCTGCTGAAAGCGGCCTTCTGCCCGCCCGCCCGCAGAAGCCGCACGAAAAAGTAA
- the betC gene encoding choline-sulfatase: MAARQPNFVIFMLDQLAPQFMPSYGHKLVKMPAMQAFADKSVVFDAAYCNYPLCAPARYSFMSGRLPTKIGAWDNAAEFAAEIPTFAHHLSALGYDTTLSGKMHFCGPDQLHGFHRRLTTDVYPSDFAWVPNWDQPEAKLDWFHNMDVVHQAGICTRSAYLDFDDEVVFQAKRHLFDLARKGDDKPFCLVVSLISPHDPYLARREHWDLYRHDDIDMPKLKAGSVPLDPHSQRISNGIGMLDPAPSEEAIRNARHAYYGSVSYIDERFADLMQSLNESGFADNTVTIVTGDHGDMLGERGLWFKMNWYENSARIPMIINGPGIKAARVKAAVSQIDILPTLLDLASNGAPLHDEVITEGRSLVPHLTGGQGHDEVIGEYMGEGAKAPGVMIRRGRYKFVHFQSDPDQLYDVEADPLEVTNLAKDPAHAARVAALRAEIAKGWDMESIRQQVVASQRRRRYLNDIIRAQGVAWDYQPVADARNLYIRNTVPIFELEMRSRFPAFKKAAE, encoded by the coding sequence ATGGCAGCCAGACAGCCCAATTTCGTCATTTTCATGCTCGATCAGTTGGCGCCGCAATTCATGCCGAGCTACGGCCATAAACTGGTCAAGATGCCGGCGATGCAGGCCTTCGCCGACAAATCGGTCGTGTTCGACGCGGCCTATTGCAACTACCCGCTCTGCGCCCCCGCCCGCTATTCCTTCATGTCCGGGCGCCTGCCCACCAAGATCGGCGCCTGGGACAATGCCGCCGAATTCGCGGCCGAGATCCCGACCTTCGCCCATCACCTCTCGGCGCTGGGCTACGACACCACCCTCTCCGGCAAGATGCATTTCTGCGGGCCGGACCAGCTCCATGGATTCCACCGCCGCCTTACCACCGATGTCTATCCGTCGGACTTCGCCTGGGTTCCCAATTGGGACCAGCCGGAGGCCAAGCTCGACTGGTTCCACAACATGGATGTCGTGCATCAGGCCGGCATCTGCACACGCTCGGCCTATCTCGATTTCGACGACGAGGTGGTGTTCCAGGCGAAACGCCATCTGTTCGACCTGGCCCGCAAAGGCGACGACAAGCCGTTCTGCCTCGTCGTCTCGCTGATCAGCCCGCACGATCCCTATCTCGCGCGCCGCGAACATTGGGATCTCTACCGGCATGACGATATCGACATGCCGAAACTGAAAGCCGGCTCCGTGCCGCTCGACCCGCACAGTCAACGCATTTCCAACGGCATCGGCATGCTGGATCCGGCCCCGAGCGAAGAGGCGATCCGCAATGCGCGCCACGCCTATTACGGCTCGGTCTCCTATATCGATGAACGCTTTGCCGATTTGATGCAGAGCCTCAATGAATCGGGCTTTGCCGACAACACCGTCACCATCGTCACGGGCGATCATGGCGACATGCTGGGCGAGCGCGGGCTGTGGTTCAAGATGAACTGGTACGAGAATTCGGCACGCATTCCGATGATCATCAACGGCCCCGGCATCAAGGCCGCGCGCGTGAAGGCCGCCGTCTCGCAGATCGACATCCTGCCGACGCTGCTCGATCTCGCCAGCAATGGCGCGCCCTTGCATGACGAGGTGATCACCGAGGGCCGCTCGCTGGTACCGCATCTCACGGGCGGGCAAGGTCATGACGAGGTGATCGGCGAATATATGGGCGAGGGGGCCAAGGCGCCCGGTGTCATGATCCGCCGCGGTCGCTACAAATTCGTGCATTTCCAGTCGGACCCAGACCAGCTCTATGATGTCGAGGCCGATCCGCTCGAGGTGACCAACCTCGCCAAGGATCCGGCGCATGCCGCGCGTGTCGCCGCCTTGCGCGCAGAGATTGCCAAGGGCTGGGACATGGAATCGATCCGGCAACAGGTGGTGGCCAGCCAGCGCCGCCGCCGCTATCTCAACGACATCATCCGCGCGCAGGGTGTGGCCTGGGATTACCAGCCGGTGGCCGATGCGCGGAATCTCTATATCCGCAACACCGTGCCGATCTTCGAGCTCGAAATGCGCTCGCGCTTTCCAGCGTTCAAGAAGGCTGCGGAGTAG
- a CDS encoding YeeE/YedE family protein, with protein sequence MDWTEFNPLAALSGGALIGFAALILFLGLGRIAGVSGVLGQVLQRPDSETGWRLAFLIGLPVGALLMAKVLGDVTPRVATGTLGLVAAGLLVGYGTRLGSGCTSGHGICGLARLSPRSLVAVLLFMASAMATVFVTRHLLGVSSS encoded by the coding sequence ATGGACTGGACTGAATTCAACCCATTGGCAGCGCTGAGCGGCGGCGCGCTCATCGGGTTTGCCGCCCTCATCCTCTTCCTGGGGTTGGGCCGCATCGCCGGGGTGAGCGGTGTGCTCGGCCAGGTGCTGCAACGACCCGACAGCGAGACCGGCTGGCGCCTTGCCTTCCTCATCGGCCTGCCTGTGGGCGCGCTGCTGATGGCCAAGGTGCTGGGCGATGTGACGCCCCGTGTCGCCACCGGCACGCTCGGCCTCGTCGCTGCCGGCCTCCTGGTCGGCTATGGCACGCGCCTCGGTTCTGGCTGCACCAGCGGCCATGGCATCTGTGGATTGGCGCGCCTGTCGCCGCGCTCGCTGGTCGCGGTGCTGCTGTTCATGGCCAGCGCCATGGCGACCGTCTTCGTCACCCGCCACCTCCTCGGCGTGTCATCATCATGA
- a CDS encoding LysR family transcriptional regulator, which produces MTFRKLPPLAMLRAFEAAARHVSFARAGAELGVTAAAISQQVRGLEEHLGQALFLRRAQGLSLTEAGLSYLTVLRDAFDRMGAGTDELFHGRSPDVVSLRVTAGFAHLWLAPRLPRFLEQAPHLRLRLLTALWTPLELDRDADFEIRCGIGAWPDLAAYPLTRDRLFPVCAPELVAGMDRPLAPDFLQQQRLIHIQSFAEGWPEWFRGAGGAGPVTDSSTIIFDTATLAVDLTLSGGGFMLGRSCFVDSYLAKGDLVAPFAAKIKSSEAFYLVERAGERLPRPARLFRDWVLAEAAG; this is translated from the coding sequence ATGACGTTCCGGAAACTGCCGCCCTTGGCCATGCTGCGCGCGTTCGAGGCGGCGGCCCGCCATGTGAGCTTCGCCCGGGCCGGGGCCGAACTGGGTGTCACCGCCGCTGCCATCAGCCAGCAGGTGCGGGGCCTTGAGGAACATCTCGGCCAAGCCCTGTTCCTGCGCCGCGCGCAGGGGCTGAGCCTCACCGAGGCCGGCCTTTCCTATCTCACCGTACTGCGCGATGCCTTCGATCGCATGGGGGCGGGGACCGATGAGCTGTTTCATGGCCGCAGCCCGGATGTGGTCTCGCTCCGCGTCACGGCGGGCTTTGCCCATCTGTGGCTGGCACCGCGTCTGCCGCGCTTTCTGGAACAGGCGCCGCATCTGCGGCTGCGGTTGCTGACCGCCCTTTGGACGCCGCTGGAGCTGGACCGCGATGCCGATTTCGAAATCCGCTGCGGCATCGGCGCCTGGCCGGACCTCGCCGCCTATCCCTTGACCCGCGACCGGCTGTTCCCGGTCTGCGCGCCGGAACTGGTTGCGGGGATGGACCGGCCGCTCGCCCCCGATTTCCTGCAGCAGCAGCGCCTCATCCATATCCAGAGCTTTGCCGAAGGTTGGCCGGAATGGTTCCGCGGCGCCGGGGGGGCCGGCCCCGTCACCGACAGCTCGACCATCATCTTCGACACCGCGACCCTCGCCGTCGATCTCACGCTCAGCGGCGGCGGTTTCATGCTGGGCCGCTCCTGCTTCGTCGATTCCTACCTCGCCAAGGGCGACCTGGTCGCCCCCTTCGCCGCCAAGATCAAAAGCAGCGAAGCCTTCTATCTGGTGGAACGCGCCGGCGAGCGCCTGCCGCGCCCGGCGCGCCTTTTCCGCGACTGGGTCCTGGCCGAGGCGGCGGGCTGA
- a CDS encoding trimethylamine methyltransferase family protein: protein MTNETESGARVSAMRRRPDAEHPRRPRDSGLSQGHFPAILKRHLKPIEPLSPDQLEAIHQASLTILDEIGIEFMGKQARALFARAGARVDEGSGLVRIPAELVTEALETVPGRFRLTPRNPLRTIELGGDALAFGLVAGPPMVEDRINGRRPGNLKDYQRLIQLAQSFDIIHLIGNQPTAPQELPAVSRHLDCYLANLTYSDKVFHCTAIGAERALDGIDMMAISRGKTREDLVGDPSVLTIISVNSPRRFDEAMSDGLMAMSEWGQAVVVTPFTLMGAMAPVSLAAALAQQNAEALAGIVLTQLTRPGAPVVYGAFTSNVDLRSGAPAFGTAENARATLCGGQLARRYGLPYRASNASASNTVDAQAAYESQMSLWSSVMGGANLVYHGAGWMEGGLCASFEKIVLDVEMLHLMATLVQPFVINDAELGLDAQREVQPGGHFFGAQHTLERYQNAFHKPLLADWRSFPAWAEDGSKDATMRATAVWQQALEAYTAPAMDVAVVEALAAFVARRKEERQSAQD from the coding sequence ATGACCAATGAAACCGAGAGCGGGGCGCGCGTGTCCGCCATGCGCCGGCGGCCCGATGCCGAGCATCCGCGCCGCCCGCGCGACAGCGGGCTTTCGCAGGGGCATTTCCCCGCGATCCTCAAACGCCACCTCAAGCCGATCGAGCCGCTCAGCCCCGATCAGCTCGAGGCCATTCACCAGGCTTCCCTCACCATCCTCGACGAGATCGGCATCGAGTTCATGGGGAAGCAGGCGCGTGCCTTGTTCGCCAGGGCCGGGGCCAGGGTCGATGAGGGGAGCGGGCTGGTGCGCATTCCAGCCGAACTGGTGACGGAAGCGCTGGAGACCGTCCCTGGCCGCTTTCGCCTGACGCCGCGCAATCCTCTGCGGACGATTGAACTCGGTGGCGATGCCCTCGCCTTCGGCCTGGTCGCTGGGCCGCCCATGGTCGAGGACCGGATCAACGGGCGGCGCCCCGGCAATCTCAAGGATTATCAGCGCCTCATCCAACTGGCGCAGAGCTTCGACATCATCCATCTCATCGGCAACCAGCCGACGGCACCGCAGGAACTGCCGGCGGTGAGCCGTCATCTCGATTGCTACCTCGCCAACCTCACTTATTCCGACAAGGTGTTCCATTGCACGGCGATCGGTGCCGAGCGCGCCCTCGACGGGATCGACATGATGGCGATCTCACGGGGCAAGACGCGCGAGGATCTCGTGGGTGATCCATCCGTGCTCACCATCATCTCGGTCAACTCGCCGCGTCGCTTCGACGAGGCGATGAGCGACGGGCTGATGGCGATGAGCGAATGGGGCCAGGCTGTCGTGGTGACGCCCTTCACCCTGATGGGGGCGATGGCGCCGGTCAGCCTCGCCGCGGCACTCGCCCAGCAGAATGCGGAGGCGCTCGCCGGCATCGTGCTCACGCAGTTGACCCGGCCGGGCGCACCGGTCGTCTATGGCGCCTTCACCTCGAATGTCGATCTGCGCTCCGGGGCCCCCGCCTTCGGCACGGCGGAGAATGCGCGGGCGACCTTGTGCGGCGGGCAATTGGCACGCCGCTACGGCCTGCCCTACCGCGCCAGCAACGCCAGCGCCAGCAATACGGTGGATGCGCAGGCGGCCTATGAATCGCAGATGTCGCTGTGGTCGTCGGTGATGGGCGGCGCCAACCTCGTCTATCACGGCGCCGGCTGGATGGAAGGCGGACTCTGTGCCTCGTTCGAGAAGATCGTGCTCGATGTCGAGATGCTGCATTTGATGGCGACGCTGGTGCAGCCTTTCGTCATCAACGATGCGGAGCTGGGGCTGGATGCGCAGCGCGAGGTGCAGCCCGGCGGCCATTTCTTCGGTGCGCAGCATACGCTGGAACGCTACCAGAATGCGTTCCACAAGCCGCTGCTCGCCGATTGGCGGAGTTTCCCCGCCTGGGCCGAAGACGGGTCGAAGGACGCCACCATGCGTGCGACCGCGGTCTGGCAGCAGGCGCTGGAGGCCTACACAGCGCCGGCGATGGATGTGGCGGTGGTCGAAGCGCTGGCGGCTTTCGTGGCGCGGCGCAAGGAAGAGCGTCAAAGCGCCCAGGATTAA
- the ppk2 gene encoding polyphosphate kinase 2, translating to MAQDVKTTALKATPPAQVTAPAKAGPKAPEQAPGNAPVHAPTRPAAKDPAKAAAKAVAREIAAGAAQLHDLRIGGDDDTAHHRASRRGAPWVRAGLSEAETLPGYHELLRDPARLKANFQSDSYPYETGLRASHYEAQKAQLQVELLKVQAWIKDTGQRIVVLFEGRDAAGKGGTIKRFMEHLNPRGARVVALEKPTDKERGQWYFQRYIEQLPTAGEIVLFDRSWYNRAGVERVMGFCSSSEYLEFMRQCPELERMLVNSGMRLFKYWFSVGRAEQRKRFHGRKNDPLKLWKLSPIDLQSIDKWHDYTQAKEAMFFYTDTADAPWTIIKANDKKRARLNCMLHFLSCLPYPNKDLEVATTPDPLIVGSATHVIDRAGLQPSLTLSKRN from the coding sequence ATGGCCCAGGACGTGAAGACAACGGCGCTGAAAGCCACGCCGCCTGCCCAGGTCACGGCGCCCGCGAAGGCTGGCCCGAAAGCCCCCGAGCAGGCGCCCGGCAATGCCCCGGTACATGCCCCGACTAGACCTGCGGCCAAGGACCCGGCAAAGGCCGCCGCCAAGGCGGTTGCCCGGGAAATCGCCGCCGGTGCCGCGCAATTGCACGATTTGAGGATTGGCGGCGACGACGATACCGCCCATCACCGCGCCAGCCGACGGGGCGCGCCCTGGGTCAGGGCCGGGCTGTCGGAAGCCGAGACCCTGCCGGGCTATCATGAGCTGCTGCGCGACCCCGCCCGGCTGAAAGCCAATTTCCAGAGTGATTCCTATCCCTATGAGACCGGTCTGCGCGCGTCCCATTACGAGGCGCAGAAGGCGCAGCTGCAGGTCGAACTCCTGAAGGTGCAGGCCTGGATCAAGGATACCGGGCAGCGCATCGTGGTGCTGTTCGAAGGGCGCGACGCGGCCGGCAAGGGCGGTACCATCAAGCGCTTCATGGAACATCTCAACCCGCGCGGCGCCCGCGTCGTGGCGCTGGAGAAGCCCACCGACAAGGAACGCGGGCAATGGTATTTCCAGCGCTATATCGAGCAGTTGCCGACGGCCGGCGAGATCGTGCTGTTCGACCGCTCCTGGTATAACCGCGCCGGGGTCGAACGGGTGATGGGTTTCTGCAGCTCCAGCGAATATCTCGAATTCATGCGGCAATGTCCTGAACTGGAGCGCATGCTGGTCAACAGCGGCATGCGCCTGTTCAAATACTGGTTCTCGGTCGGGCGCGCGGAACAGCGCAAGCGCTTCCACGGCCGCAAGAACGATCCGCTGAAATTGTGGAAGCTCAGTCCCATCGACCTGCAATCGATCGACAAGTGGCACGACTACACCCAGGCCAAGGAGGCGATGTTTTTTTATACCGACACAGCCGATGCGCCCTGGACCATCATCAAGGCCAATGACAAGAAGCGCGCGCGGCTCAACTGCATGCTGCATTTCCTGAGCTGCCTGCCCTATCCCAACAAGGATTTGGAAGTGGCGACGACACCCGATCCGCTCATCGTCGGCTCGGCCACCCATGTCATCGACCGCGCCGGCCTGCAGCCGAGCCTGACCCTCTCGAAGCGAAACTGA
- a CDS encoding LysR family transcriptional regulator has product MEWSDLRLFLAIARAGTLGAAGRKLGLTQPTMGRRLRALELALGQTLLQRSKDGFVLTDEGQAVLVHAERMEEEALAVERALAGGAQLQGQLRVTASDWFGAHVLTPIFADFVKGNPGVTVELLTDQRRLSLARREADLAFRITPFEEPEIVQRKVLRIDYALYGPSGTGKVMRGDGRGQSLVTMDAALGSFPDLTWLLLMLPQAHIAFRSNNRDVQAQACRAGAGLAVLPRPLGDQVPGLEIVDLGEAPPSRDVWVGYHRDLRRLARLRALLDHTLQRLS; this is encoded by the coding sequence ATGGAATGGAGCGATCTCAGGCTGTTTCTGGCCATTGCCCGGGCCGGCACGCTGGGGGCGGCGGGCCGCAAGCTCGGCCTCACCCAGCCGACCATGGGACGCCGCTTGCGCGCGCTGGAGCTGGCGTTGGGCCAGACCCTCTTGCAGCGCAGCAAGGACGGCTTCGTGCTGACCGATGAGGGCCAGGCGGTGCTGGTCCATGCCGAACGCATGGAGGAGGAAGCACTGGCGGTTGAGCGGGCCCTGGCCGGTGGTGCGCAACTTCAAGGGCAGCTGCGGGTCACGGCCTCCGACTGGTTCGGCGCCCATGTGCTGACGCCGATTTTTGCCGATTTCGTGAAAGGGAATCCGGGCGTCACGGTGGAACTGCTGACCGATCAGCGGCGCCTCAGCCTCGCGCGGCGGGAAGCCGATCTTGCCTTCCGCATCACGCCCTTCGAGGAGCCGGAAATTGTGCAGCGGAAAGTGCTGCGAATCGATTACGCGCTCTATGGACCATCTGGAACCGGAAAGGTGATGCGTGGCGACGGGCGCGGCCAGTCGCTGGTGACGATGGATGCGGCGCTCGGCAGCTTTCCCGACCTCACCTGGCTGCTCCTGATGCTGCCGCAGGCGCATATTGCCTTTCGCAGCAACAACCGCGATGTCCAGGCCCAGGCCTGCCGCGCCGGTGCTGGTCTTGCCGTGCTGCCGCGGCCGCTGGGCGATCAAGTTCCGGGCCTGGAAATCGTCGATCTGGGCGAAGCACCGCCCAGCCGCGATGTCTGGGTCGGCTATCACCGCGACTTGAGGCGCCTCGCGAGGCTGCGGGCGCTGCTCGATCACACCCTGCAGCGCCTAAGCTGA
- a CDS encoding transporter substrate-binding domain-containing protein yields the protein MRSLLLILLVLLAPALPAPFARADEPFQLVAEDDWFPYSGERNNVAEGMAVDLVRAAYDAAGHQVTFISQPYARCLEEVEQGLQLGCFDTTREPENEARFLFHKVPLFAARIVIIAPVDSAAADLVAGDLQGERVAVTNGYTYGEPFQSDATVDKDVVTSDLAVLRLVALRRASYGVIYDRVMASLIAENAGELGGKVKVVGLLAEPELYVSFSKQRPEAAEAMAALDRGIALIKANGTYAAIEERWAARFSVAGSL from the coding sequence ATGCGGTCCCTCCTCCTCATCCTGTTGGTGCTTTTGGCGCCGGCCCTGCCCGCCCCCTTTGCCCGTGCCGACGAACCGTTTCAACTCGTGGCCGAGGATGACTGGTTTCCCTATTCCGGCGAACGGAACAATGTGGCTGAGGGGATGGCCGTCGATCTGGTGCGTGCCGCCTATGACGCCGCCGGGCATCAGGTGACCTTCATCAGCCAGCCCTATGCGCGCTGTCTCGAGGAGGTGGAACAGGGCTTGCAGCTCGGCTGCTTCGACACGACACGGGAGCCGGAGAACGAGGCACGCTTCCTGTTCCACAAGGTGCCGCTGTTCGCAGCACGCATCGTGATCATCGCGCCGGTCGATTCAGCGGCGGCGGACCTCGTCGCCGGCGACCTCCAGGGTGAGCGCGTCGCCGTCACCAACGGCTATACCTATGGCGAGCCGTTCCAGAGCGATGCCACGGTCGACAAGGACGTGGTGACGTCGGATCTTGCGGTGCTGCGGCTGGTGGCACTGAGGCGCGCATCCTATGGCGTGATCTATGACCGGGTGATGGCCAGCCTTATCGCCGAAAACGCCGGGGAGCTGGGCGGCAAGGTGAAGGTGGTGGGTTTGCTGGCCGAGCCGGAGCTCTATGTTTCCTTCTCGAAGCAGCGGCCGGAGGCCGCCGAGGCGATGGCGGCCCTGGACCGGGGCATCGCCCTCATCAAGGCCAACGGCACCTATGCGGCGATCGAAGAGAGATGGGCGGCGCGCTTCAGCGTGGCTGGATCGCTCTAG
- a CDS encoding M55 family metallopeptidase — translation MKVFISSDIEGTAGITHWDEAEKGHFSYQEFRELMTGEVLAAIEGAIEGGATEILLKDAHDSGRNIITEKLPSCVRIIRGWSGHPLSMVQGIEDGFDAVIFTGYHSRAGSETNPLAHTMNLRISEFRLNGVPASEFHLHATAAAYYKVPALFISGDKGICLDAQKLNPGMVTVTTMEGIGRSTISVAPSVARANIKAGVKKALGLDRAACLLPVPKEITLDVVFNNPTDAYRAAWYPGARHVGNRTVQFASNDFFEIMRAQKFILGI, via the coding sequence ATGAAGGTCTTCATCAGCAGCGACATCGAAGGCACCGCCGGCATCACCCATTGGGACGAGGCCGAGAAGGGGCATTTCTCGTATCAGGAATTTCGCGAGCTGATGACGGGCGAGGTCCTGGCGGCGATCGAGGGCGCGATCGAAGGTGGCGCGACCGAGATCCTGCTCAAGGACGCCCATGATTCCGGGCGCAACATCATCACCGAGAAGCTGCCCTCCTGTGTCCGCATCATCCGCGGCTGGAGCGGGCATCCCTTGAGCATGGTGCAGGGGATCGAAGACGGGTTCGACGCGGTGATCTTCACCGGCTATCACAGTCGCGCGGGATCGGAGACCAATCCGCTGGCCCATACCATGAACCTGCGCATCAGCGAGTTTCGGCTCAACGGCGTGCCGGCGTCGGAGTTTCATCTTCATGCGACGGCCGCTGCCTATTACAAGGTGCCGGCCCTGTTCATTTCCGGCGACAAGGGCATCTGCCTTGACGCGCAGAAACTCAATCCCGGCATGGTGACCGTGACCACCATGGAAGGGATCGGCCGGTCGACCATTTCCGTGGCACCCAGCGTGGCGCGCGCCAACATCAAGGCCGGGGTGAAGAAGGCCCTGGGCCTGGACCGTGCCGCCTGCCTGCTGCCGGTGCCCAAGGAGATCACCCTCGACGTGGTGTTCAACAACCCGACCGATGCCTATCGCGCCGCCTGGTATCCGGGCGCCAGGCATGTCGGCAATCGCACGGTGCAGTTCGCCAGCAACGACTTCTTCGAGATCATGCGGGCGCAGAAATTCATCCTGGGCATTTGA
- a CDS encoding pirin family protein, translating into MARRQTQHIITGQETSDGAGVHMKRLFPVQGIMQIDPFLLFDEFGSDDPGTYIGGFPDHPHRGFETVTYMLAGLMRHFDNKGNSGLLEPGGAQWMTAGRGLVHSEMPEQTDGLMRGFQIWINLPAAEKMVAPRYQDYRPDQIPATTLTNGVTLKVVAGTAGGLSGPVNGVSRQPLLVDVTLPAGTSWRSDVDAQATVLAHVFEGSAQIGGRDLGVTQMAVLGEGDEIEITAGPDGARVLILAARPIGEPVARAGPFVMNTRAEIEQAFADYQAGHFG; encoded by the coding sequence ATGGCCAGACGTCAGACACAGCACATCATCACCGGCCAGGAGACCTCGGACGGCGCCGGCGTCCATATGAAGCGCCTGTTCCCGGTGCAGGGAATCATGCAGATCGATCCCTTCCTGCTGTTCGACGAGTTCGGCTCGGACGATCCTGGTACCTATATCGGCGGCTTTCCCGATCATCCGCATCGCGGCTTCGAGACCGTGACCTACATGCTGGCCGGCCTCATGCGGCATTTCGACAACAAGGGGAACAGCGGGTTGCTGGAGCCGGGCGGTGCGCAATGGATGACGGCCGGGCGCGGCCTCGTCCATTCGGAAATGCCGGAACAGACCGATGGCCTGATGCGCGGTTTCCAGATCTGGATCAACCTGCCGGCGGCGGAAAAGATGGTGGCGCCGCGCTATCAGGATTACCGGCCGGACCAGATCCCCGCGACCACACTCACCAACGGCGTCACGCTGAAGGTCGTCGCCGGGACGGCCGGCGGTCTCAGCGGACCGGTCAACGGCGTGTCGCGCCAGCCGCTGCTGGTCGACGTCACTTTGCCCGCCGGCACGTCGTGGCGGAGCGATGTCGACGCGCAAGCAACGGTGCTGGCCCATGTGTTCGAAGGGTCGGCCCAAATCGGCGGCCGCGATCTCGGTGTGACGCAGATGGCTGTGCTGGGCGAAGGCGACGAGATCGAGATCACGGCTGGTCCCGATGGCGCCCGTGTGCTCATTCTCGCAGCCCGGCCGATCGGCGAGCCGGTGGCGCGCGCCGGTCCCTTCGTGATGAACACCAGGGCCGAAATCGAACAGGCCTTCGCCGACTACCAGGCCGGCCATTTCGGGTGA
- a CDS encoding zinc-dependent alcohol dehydrogenase family protein has product MSNEMRAQHAAAPGAPLQSVNQPRPVAGPGQVLVRIRASGVNPLDLKIRAGEASHARHPLPAILGIDLAGVVAGVGDGDTRFRLGDEVFGMTGGVGGHQGSLAEFAAVDADLLAVKPGSMPMREAAALPLIFITAWEGLIDRAKLRAGERVLVLGGAGGVGHMVAQLAKARGAEVFAVDAAAKKTIIEADGATAIDRNSPVEEIVAAHTGGEGFDIVYDTVGGAALDAAFTAVRPYTGRVVSCLGWGTHALAPLSFRAASYSGVFTLLPLLTGKGRAHHGEILSEASRLAEAGRLRPRLDPTRYALAEAEAAHAAVRDRNAKGKVVIEIA; this is encoded by the coding sequence ATGTCGAATGAGATGCGCGCCCAACATGCCGCCGCCCCCGGAGCACCGCTCCAATCGGTCAACCAGCCGCGCCCGGTTGCCGGCCCCGGCCAGGTGCTGGTCCGCATTCGCGCCAGCGGCGTCAACCCGCTCGACCTCAAGATCCGCGCCGGCGAGGCTTCCCATGCGCGCCACCCGTTGCCCGCCATCCTCGGCATCGACCTTGCCGGCGTGGTGGCGGGTGTGGGCGATGGCGACACCCGCTTCCGCCTCGGCGATGAGGTCTTCGGCATGACCGGCGGCGTCGGTGGCCATCAAGGCTCGCTCGCTGAGTTCGCCGCGGTCGATGCCGATCTCCTTGCCGTGAAACCGGGCAGCATGCCGATGCGTGAGGCGGCCGCTTTGCCGCTCATTTTCATCACCGCCTGGGAGGGTCTCATCGACCGCGCGAAACTGCGGGCCGGCGAGCGCGTCCTGGTGCTGGGTGGCGCCGGGGGTGTCGGGCACATGGTCGCGCAATTGGCGAAGGCACGCGGCGCCGAGGTGTTTGCGGTCGATGCGGCCGCGAAAAAGACCATCATCGAAGCTGACGGCGCGACGGCGATCGATCGCAACAGCCCCGTCGAGGAGATCGTCGCCGCCCATACCGGTGGCGAGGGTTTCGATATTGTCTATGACACGGTGGGCGGAGCGGCACTCGACGCGGCCTTCACGGCTGTGCGCCCCTATACCGGCCGCGTGGTGAGCTGCCTTGGCTGGGGCACGCATGCGCTGGCCCCGCTCTCCTTCCGGGCTGCGAGCTATAGCGGCGTCTTTACTTTGTTGCCGCTCCTCACCGGTAAAGGCCGCGCCCATCATGGCGAGATTCTTAGCGAAGCATCCAGGCTCGCCGAAGCCGGCCGGCTGCGCCCGCGCCTCGATCCAACGCGCTACGCGCTGGCCGAGGCCGAAGCTGCCCACGCTGCTGTCCGAGACCGAAATGCGAAAGGCAAAGTCGTCATCGAGATCGCGTAG